In Passer domesticus isolate bPasDom1 chromosome 1, bPasDom1.hap1, whole genome shotgun sequence, one DNA window encodes the following:
- the CPNE3 gene encoding copine-3, with protein sequence MAAQCVTKVELTIACTNLLDKDVGSKSDPLCVLLQNTSGQQWYEVDRTERVKNCLNPKFAKKFLIDYYFELVQNLKFGIYDIDNKTYDLSDDDFLGELECTLGQIVSSKTLTKPLVLKNGKPAGRGSITITAEEVKDNRVVVLEIEARKLDNKDFFGKSDPYLEFHKQTGDGNWVMVHRTEVIKNNLNPVWRPFKISLNSLCYSDMDKPIKVECYDYDGDGSHDLIGSFQTTMSQLKEASRLSPVEFECINEKKRQKKKNYKNSGIVSVKHCEIIVECSFLDYIMGGCQLNFTVGIDFTGSNGDPRSPDSLHYLSPNGVNEYLTAIWSVGMVIQDYDTDKMFPAFGFGAQIPPSFQVSHEFPINFNPSNPFCNGIQGIVDAYRACLPQVKLYGPTNFSPIINHVARFAAAATQQQMASQYFILLIITDGVITDLDQTRTAIVNASRLPMSIIIVGVGGADFDAMEFLDGDDGVLRSSSGEPAVRDIVQFVPFRKFQNSPKEALAQCVLAEVPQQVVNYFSMYKLEPPKNFAAK encoded by the exons ATGGCGGCACAGTGTGTGACAAAGGTGGAGCTGACTATTGCCTGCACCAATCTCTTGGATAAAGATGTTGGTTCCAAGTCAGACcctctgtgtgtgcttctcCAGAACACAAGTGGCCAGCAGTGGTATGAG GTTGATCGCACAGAAAGAGTTAAGAATTGCTTGAACCCGAAGTTTGCCAAGAAATTCTTAATTGATTATTATTTTGAGCTTGTTCAGAATCTTAAGTTTGGAATATATGACATTGATAACAAAACCTATGATCTGAGTGATGATGACTTCTTAGGAGAATTAGAATGTACGCTGGGACAG ATAGTTTCTAGCAAGACTCTAACGAAACCATTAGTACTTAAAAATGGCAAACCTGCTGGAAGAGGAAGCATTACG ATTACAGCAGAAGAAGTAAAGGATAACAGGGTGGTTGTATTGGAAATAGAAGCAAGGAAACTGGACAATAAG gatttttttggaaAGTCAGATCCTTATCTGGAATTCCACAAACAGACTGGAGATGGAAACTGGGTGATGGTTCACAGAACAGAG gTTATTAAAAACAACCTGAATCCTGTTTGGAGGCCCTTTAAAATCTCTCTCAATTCTCTGTGTTATAGTGACATGGATAAGCCAATCAAG GTTGAGTGCTATGACTATGATGGTGATGGGTCTCATGATCTCATAGGAAGTTTTCAAACGACAATGTCACAACTGAAGGAAGCATCTCGGTTATCACCT GTTGAATTTGAGTGCATCAATgaaaagaaaagacagaagaaaaagaactaTAAAAACTCTGGCATTGTGAGCGTTAAGCATTGTGAG ATAATTGTAGAATGCTCATTCCTTGATTACATCATGGGTGGGTGTCAGCTGAATTTCACC GTGGGGATAGATTTTACAGGCTCCAATGGAGACCCTCGCTCTCCGGATTCTCTGCATTACCTCAGCCCTAATGGAGTTAATGAATACCTAACAGCCATTTGGTCTGTCGGGATGGTCATTCAGGATTATGATAC AGATAAGATGTTTCCAGCCTTTGGATTTGGTGCACAAATTCCTCCTTCCTTTCAG GTATCCCATGAATTCCCAATAAATTTTAACCCTTCAAACCCATTCTGTAATG GAATCCAAGGCATTGTTGATGCATATCGAGCCTGTCTTCCCCAAGTGAAGTTATATGGACCAACAAATTTTTCTCCAATTATAAATCATGTGGCAAGatttgctgctgcagccactcaGCAGCAAATGGCATCT CAATACTTTATACTGCTGATCATCACAGATGGTGTGATAACAGACCTTGATCAAACTCGAACTGCCATAGTTAATGCTTCAAGGTTGCCCATGTCCATTATCATTGTTGGTGTGGGAGGAGCAGACTTCGATGCCATGGAATTTCTTGATGGTGACGATGGAGTTCTTAGGTCCTCGTCAGGAGAGCCAGCTGTCAGAGACATTGTCCAATTTGTGCCATTCAGGAAGTTCCAAAAT TCTCCCAAAGAAGCTCTGGCTCAGTGTGTCCTGGCAGAAGTCCCTCAGCAAGTGGTGAACTACTTCAGCATGTACAAACTTGAGCCTCCTAAGAATTTTGCTGCAAAATGA